A DNA window from Cutaneotrichosporon cavernicola HIS019 DNA, chromosome: 2 contains the following coding sequences:
- a CDS encoding uncharacterized protein (Protein of unknown function (DUF1682)), producing MSGFLKAIAAITPATPQPLAREYDGLEFKWKMFVIRPAAFKFEGIMLAILGAYLLLHLIGKRFNMGRARNAFSPFIPTLQDQFTRVLPMKSSSSALHLVFATGRRNVLAAHVTLKLKPFHDLIQMLLTFADAFIDPLSDSSESMVFQFTLGRGASGFQGEGAGVWAIVNKDGMAKFREKRFDLTFPRMHESTAVPTTHALFSEHSDITDAILKTPNVGVAEVLADRTAARILKALIITDAPTKRPQNGPLKPEQRAREIYLSVRKPTTQAESDAVNAWIQVALNLADLVTRPTMVKAEVTRKLVRTRQELDESLAKQFKKEQEEDNPPEQTAEEKRAARKRAERAKLSEKDQKRADELDRKREMRKMQKRGMAGMGPK from the exons ATGTCTGGCTTCCTCAAGGCCATCGCGGCCATTACGCCGGCCACGCCTCagccgctcgcgcgcgagtaTGACGGACTCGAGTTCAAGTGGAAGATGTTTGTCATTCGCCCCGCCGCGTTCAAGTTTGAGGGTATAATGCTTGCTATCCTCGGCGCGTATCTTCTCCTGCACCTTATTGGCAAGCGCTTTAACATGGGCCGGGCTAGGAATGC CTTCTCGCCCTTCATCCCCACTCTGCAGGACCAGTTCACGAGGGTGCTGCCAATGaagtcgtcgagctcggcactGCACCTCGTCTTTGCGACTGGCCGCCgcaacgtcctcgccgcgcacgtcacgctcaagctcaagccgTTCCACGACCTCATCCAGATGCTCCTTACCTTTGCTGACGCCTTCATTGACCCTCTTTCCGACTCGAGTGAGTCGATGGTCTTCCAGTTCACCCTTGGCCGTGGCGCGTCGGGCTTccagggcgagggcgctgGTGTGTGGGCCATTGTCAACAAGGACGGCATGGCCAAGTTCCGTGAGAAGCGCTTCGACCTG ACTTTCCCCCGCATGCACGAGTCGACTGCCGTCCCCACGACCCACGCTCTTTTCTCTGAGCACAGCGACATCACTGACGCGATCCTCAAGACCCCCAACGTTGgtgtcgccgaggtgctcgccgaccgcaccgccgcccgcaTCCTCAAGGCACTCATCATCACCGACGCCCCCACCAAGCGCCCCCAGAACGGTCccctcaagcccgagcaGCGCGCACGCGAGATCTACCTGTCTGTGCGGAAGCCCACGACTCAGGCCGAGTCGGACGCCGTCAACGCGTGGATCCAGGTTGCGCTCAAccttgccgacctcgtcacccGCCCGACCATGGTCAAGGCAGAGGTGACGCGCAAGCTCGTGCGCACGCGccaggagctcgacgagtcCCTCGCCAAGCAGTTCAAGAAGGaacaggaggaggacaacCCGCCCGAGCAGACTGCtgaggagaagcgcgcTGCCCGCAAGCGTGCCGAGCGTGCCAAGCTGTCTGAGAAGGACCAGAAGCgtgccgacgagcttgaccgcaagcgcgagatgcGCAAGATGCAGAAGCGCGGTATGGCCGGCATGGGCCCGAAGTGA